A portion of the Litoribacterium kuwaitense genome contains these proteins:
- the pdxR gene encoding MocR-like pyridoxine biosynthesis transcription factor PdxR — MLTVNRDDKRPIWQQLLDQAIHNITTGKWPPGELLIPSRELAPLIGVSRSTIQTVYEELFSRGYTVTSRRGGTRVSDWIYKPHSADEVPAQGPALPQLPLLNSAIGHLHSWFGDKEQGQPEIDFSPHEPYLDDQFLNSWRKSFLQASTETDLDSWTYGDAYGYLPLREQIARHLSLERGVHVSVDQILLTSGAQHSLDLVAQALLQEGETISVEDPGFPASWIAMKYRRMQVISVPVDEHGLCVDSIHPESKLVYVTPSHQCAVGAIMSEPRRQQLLHLATEQSFWIVEDDYDSEFRYRGDPLPTLFSQRPQNTIYMLSFSKMIAPGIRMSALVGPKEAIRQLARVHELIYRHPPIMEQLTLSHFIEHGHFMRHMRKVRNIYRRRHAAMTKAIIATGLSERFTLSGAETGLHMLLEAEPSFDEATVTSLALEKGIRIYPLSHYGLESKRKGWILGFAKVDEAAIEEGIKRLAEILLSR, encoded by the coding sequence ATGCTCACAGTGAATCGAGATGATAAACGTCCCATTTGGCAGCAGTTGCTTGACCAAGCGATCCATAATATAACAACCGGAAAATGGCCTCCTGGCGAATTACTGATCCCCTCCCGTGAGCTAGCGCCATTAATTGGGGTTTCCCGTTCAACGATCCAAACCGTGTATGAGGAGCTATTCAGTCGCGGCTATACTGTGACCTCTCGCCGCGGTGGAACAAGGGTTAGTGATTGGATATATAAACCCCACTCTGCTGATGAAGTTCCAGCCCAGGGACCCGCACTGCCACAATTACCGTTATTAAATAGCGCAATCGGCCATTTGCATAGCTGGTTTGGAGATAAAGAACAAGGCCAGCCAGAGATCGATTTCAGTCCCCATGAACCGTATTTAGATGATCAGTTTCTAAATAGCTGGCGGAAATCCTTTTTACAGGCTTCAACAGAAACAGACCTGGACAGTTGGACCTACGGCGACGCCTATGGCTATCTGCCACTGCGAGAACAGATTGCGCGTCATTTGTCGCTTGAACGTGGCGTCCATGTGAGCGTCGATCAAATTCTGCTGACCTCAGGAGCACAACATAGCCTCGATTTGGTTGCCCAAGCCCTGTTGCAAGAAGGAGAAACCATTTCGGTTGAAGATCCCGGCTTTCCTGCTTCCTGGATAGCAATGAAATACCGGCGTATGCAAGTGATATCTGTCCCCGTCGACGAGCATGGGCTATGCGTAGATAGCATTCATCCTGAATCCAAGCTTGTGTATGTTACGCCATCGCACCAGTGCGCGGTCGGTGCGATTATGTCGGAACCTCGCCGGCAACAATTACTGCATTTGGCTACGGAGCAATCGTTTTGGATCGTCGAGGATGATTACGACAGCGAATTTCGTTATCGCGGCGACCCGCTGCCCACTTTGTTCAGTCAACGGCCTCAGAACACGATATACATGTTGAGCTTTTCCAAAATGATCGCTCCCGGTATTCGGATGTCGGCCCTCGTTGGTCCAAAAGAGGCGATTCGTCAGCTCGCTCGCGTCCATGAATTAATCTATCGTCATCCTCCGATTATGGAGCAATTAACGCTTAGCCATTTTATCGAACACGGTCACTTCATGCGCCATATGAGAAAAGTGCGAAATATATACCGGCGCAGACACGCAGCCATGACAAAAGCCATCATTGCGACAGGCTTGAGCGAACGCTTCACGCTCAGCGGCGCAGAAACAGGGCTGCATATGCTGCTTGAAGCTGAGCCATCGTTTGACGAGGCGACCGTGACGAGCCTGGCTTTGGAAAAAGGGATTCGCATCTATCCGCTCAGTCACTATGGCTTGGAAAGCAAACGAAAAGGCTGGATACTGGGTTTCGCGAAAGTGGACGAAGCCGCCATTGAAGAAGGGATTAAACGTCTGGCAGAGATCCTTTTGAGCAGGTAG